One stretch of Chryseobacterium fluminis DNA includes these proteins:
- a CDS encoding phage holin family protein — translation MNLLIRLFITAIVAFLLTKVLPGVHFEGFSTAIIFAIVLGLLNLTIKPILSIFGLPLTIITLGFFALVINALIILIADYFIDSMEVSGFWWAFIFSILLSIITSFANSMFSDAD, via the coding sequence ATGAACTTATTAATACGACTTTTTATAACGGCCATCGTTGCCTTTCTCTTAACCAAAGTTTTGCCGGGAGTCCATTTTGAAGGATTCTCTACAGCCATTATATTTGCTATTGTTCTAGGACTTTTAAACCTGACCATCAAGCCGATTTTGAGCATCTTTGGATTACCTTTAACCATCATCACACTTGGGTTTTTTGCACTGGTGATTAATGCTTTGATCATTCTGATAGCTGATTATTTCATTGACAGTATGGAAGTCAGCGGTTTCTGGTGGGCCTTTATCTTCAGTATCTTACTGTCGATTATCACCTCTTTTGCCAATTCGATGTTCTCGGATGCAGATTAA
- a CDS encoding PaaI family thioesterase, with protein MTPEKKQLITDSFSRSETLKFYKAELLEVDTDFISMKIPKMELMTRKAGMFNGAMIASLVDVSSGYAAVSHYPEDCYVVTVELKVNYLRPAIGDALVSKSYVVKGGAKISVIRTEIYVVDDHETSESHVATSLVTMMKIK; from the coding sequence ATGACCCCCGAAAAAAAACAACTTATCACCGACAGCTTCAGCCGCTCCGAGACCTTAAAATTCTATAAAGCGGAACTCCTTGAAGTCGATACCGATTTCATTTCCATGAAAATCCCGAAAATGGAACTGATGACCAGAAAAGCCGGCATGTTCAACGGAGCCATGATTGCTTCCCTGGTGGATGTCTCTTCGGGATACGCTGCCGTAAGCCATTACCCGGAAGACTGTTATGTCGTCACCGTAGAACTGAAAGTAAACTATTTAAGACCCGCCATTGGTGATGCGCTGGTTTCAAAATCCTATGTGGTAAAAGGAGGCGCAAAAATCAGTGTCATCAGAACCGAAATTTATGTGGTGGATGACCACGAAACCTCCGAAAGTCATGTCGCAACGTCACTGGTAACCATGATGAAGATCAAATAA
- a CDS encoding type IA DNA topoisomerase, whose translation MKLCIAEKPSVARDIAKVLGATMPKQGYMEGNGYCVTWTFGHLCTLKEPHDYGPQYKSWNLFLLPIIPNNFGIKLIPNKGVENQFKVIERLVGECDEVINCGDAGQEGELIQRWVLQKAKCNKPIQRLWISSLTEEAIKEGFANLKPSEDYKNLYLAGNARAIGDWLLGINATRLFTKKFGGNKAVLSIGRVQTPTLAMLVQRQKEIDAFTTEEYWELKTKYRDVIFNAAIDRLKTLERAEKGLEYLKVNPFEIVSFEIKEGKEKNPRLFDLTGLQVEANKKYGYSAENTLKYIQSLYEKKHVTYPRVDTTYLSDSLYPKIEGILRKMYFYQELVAPLLEAPIPKSKAVFDDAKVTDHHAIIPTEVPPSQNLSREEKLVYDLVAKRFIAVFYPECKISNTLVEGQVGTIPFKTSGRQVLEPGWRAVYAKDTKEEPTDKEKDKEEEQTIPEFTVGETGPHDPMIHQGKTSPPKPYTEATLLRAMETAGKQVEDEELRELLKNNGIGRPSTRANIIETLFKRKYIEKKRKNLIATQTGIQLIDTIEDELLKSPELTGEWESKLRKIESGEYEANHFKEELIQMVTELTKKVVDGKAKVFTLHEEKEEVKEKKKREPAAKKELQSWEETKCPKCKEHHLIKGKTAVGCSDFKNCGFKISFDIFGKKISDKQLLDLVLKGKTSKLKGFTTHPESLTEGVLLLSDHFQVELN comes from the coding sequence ATGAAACTTTGTATTGCCGAGAAACCCAGTGTTGCCAGAGATATTGCTAAAGTATTGGGCGCTACCATGCCTAAACAGGGCTATATGGAAGGGAACGGCTACTGTGTGACGTGGACGTTCGGACATCTTTGCACGCTGAAAGAACCTCACGATTACGGTCCACAATACAAATCCTGGAATCTTTTTTTACTGCCGATCATTCCGAATAATTTTGGGATCAAATTAATTCCCAACAAAGGTGTTGAAAATCAGTTTAAAGTGATCGAAAGATTAGTCGGAGAATGTGATGAGGTCATCAACTGCGGGGATGCCGGGCAGGAAGGAGAACTGATTCAACGGTGGGTTCTGCAGAAAGCTAAATGTAACAAACCTATACAGCGTCTGTGGATTTCATCCCTTACCGAAGAGGCGATTAAAGAAGGTTTTGCCAATTTAAAACCTTCCGAAGATTACAAAAACCTCTATCTCGCGGGAAATGCAAGAGCGATTGGAGACTGGCTGTTGGGAATTAACGCCACCCGGCTTTTTACAAAAAAATTCGGGGGGAATAAAGCCGTTCTTTCCATCGGGAGAGTACAGACGCCCACGCTGGCCATGCTGGTGCAGCGACAAAAAGAGATCGATGCCTTTACCACAGAAGAATATTGGGAACTCAAAACCAAATACCGTGACGTTATCTTCAATGCGGCCATCGACCGTCTGAAAACTTTAGAGCGTGCCGAAAAAGGCCTGGAATATCTTAAAGTCAATCCCTTTGAGATTGTTTCATTTGAAATCAAAGAAGGAAAAGAGAAAAATCCGAGACTCTTCGATCTGACCGGTCTTCAGGTGGAAGCCAATAAAAAATACGGATATTCAGCAGAAAATACCTTAAAGTATATTCAGAGTCTTTACGAAAAGAAACACGTCACCTATCCGCGTGTTGATACCACTTATCTATCGGACAGCTTATATCCTAAGATAGAAGGCATCCTCCGGAAAATGTATTTCTATCAGGAGTTGGTTGCACCCTTACTGGAAGCACCGATTCCAAAGTCGAAAGCTGTTTTTGATGATGCGAAAGTCACGGATCACCATGCCATTATTCCGACCGAAGTTCCGCCATCCCAGAACCTGAGCAGGGAAGAGAAACTGGTTTACGATCTGGTTGCGAAAAGGTTTATTGCTGTATTCTATCCCGAATGTAAAATTTCAAACACCCTGGTAGAAGGACAGGTAGGAACCATTCCGTTTAAAACAAGCGGTCGGCAGGTTCTTGAGCCCGGCTGGAGAGCCGTGTATGCAAAAGATACCAAAGAAGAACCCACGGATAAAGAAAAAGATAAAGAAGAGGAGCAGACCATTCCTGAGTTTACAGTCGGGGAGACCGGACCTCATGATCCGATGATTCACCAGGGAAAAACGTCCCCTCCGAAACCTTATACGGAAGCAACTCTTCTGAGGGCCATGGAAACTGCCGGAAAGCAGGTGGAAGATGAAGAACTCCGGGAACTCCTGAAAAATAACGGAATCGGAAGACCTTCCACCCGGGCCAACATTATCGAAACACTTTTCAAAAGAAAATACATCGAGAAGAAAAGGAAAAACTTAATTGCTACCCAAACCGGAATTCAGCTGATTGACACTATTGAAGACGAATTGCTGAAAAGTCCGGAACTGACGGGAGAATGGGAATCTAAGCTTCGTAAAATCGAAAGCGGTGAATATGAAGCCAACCATTTTAAGGAAGAACTGATCCAGATGGTTACGGAGCTTACCAAAAAAGTAGTGGACGGAAAAGCGAAGGTATTTACCCTGCATGAAGAAAAAGAAGAAGTTAAAGAAAAGAAAAAACGCGAACCCGCAGCAAAAAAAGAACTTCAGTCCTGGGAGGAAACGAAATGCCCGAAATGCAAAGAACATCATTTAATAAAAGGAAAAACAGCGGTAGGGTGTTCGGATTTTAAAAATTGCGGCTTTAAAATATCTTTCGATATTTTTGGAAAAAAGATATCGGACAAACAGCTGTTGGATCTGGTTTTAAAAGGAAAAACTTCAAAGCTGAAAGGTTTTACCACACATCCTGAAAGTTTAACGGAAGGCGTGTTATTACTCTCTGATCATTTTCAGGTTGAGCTTAATTAA
- a CDS encoding reverse transcriptase domain-containing protein yields the protein MNKRPDWIKEKGYLHLSPSLKIGEDWKRYSHNITNKSYVAKYAFYPLIHTVLKDRKYKKGDAERHKHNKRRHSHFHKDTNQAEKTHKLRPLHYASHMDALVYGYYKFLLDNLYEQKLKENPLLNSCVNAYRKIAISEEDERGKSTIHFAKEAIDEIKKRGNDQEVCVLTFDLKSFFPSLNHQFLKQKWKWLLNVDELPKDHYNVFKACTKFRYVLLDDLRVQKENRKGRRLGFDEAKLAKIRKEKGFKCFFESNEEFRKTIKEGKLRIYSNPFTRDKISVGIPQGLPISALLANIYLYDFDLKIVINLVQEMGAYYKRYSDDIVIICKPNQTEYIEKYIYDLVEESKVEISKNKTEKFIFRNVIYSPKHNDKRLACFKINKLTQKEIETPLLYLGFEFRGYKTVIKSANLSSYYRKIISITKRRCKRARTLLHKNPEAKKAVYINQIKKLYNKPLKINDSESTELKKQTRKRYSLVKNERGFYEFSHYSANNKKESNYYSYIKRCCVIFEEDHFMNQIRKRKHIVFTAIDRHLNKK from the coding sequence ATGAATAAAAGACCAGATTGGATAAAAGAAAAAGGCTATTTACATCTTTCACCTTCTCTTAAAATAGGAGAAGACTGGAAAAGATACTCTCATAATATTACAAATAAAAGTTATGTAGCAAAATATGCTTTTTATCCTCTTATACATACTGTTTTAAAAGATAGAAAATATAAAAAGGGGGATGCTGAAAGACATAAGCATAACAAAAGGAGACATTCTCATTTTCATAAAGATACTAACCAAGCAGAAAAAACACATAAGCTTCGCCCATTACACTATGCAAGTCATATGGATGCTCTTGTCTACGGATATTATAAATTTCTTTTAGATAATTTGTATGAACAAAAACTAAAAGAAAATCCTTTATTAAATTCTTGTGTAAATGCCTATCGTAAAATTGCTATTTCCGAAGAGGATGAAAGGGGGAAAAGTACTATTCATTTTGCGAAAGAAGCTATTGATGAGATTAAAAAAAGAGGAAATGATCAAGAGGTTTGTGTTTTAACTTTCGATTTAAAGAGTTTTTTTCCAAGTTTAAATCATCAGTTTTTAAAGCAAAAATGGAAATGGCTTTTAAATGTAGATGAACTGCCAAAAGATCATTATAATGTTTTTAAAGCATGTACAAAATTTCGCTATGTACTTCTTGACGATTTAAGAGTTCAAAAAGAAAATAGGAAAGGGCGAAGATTAGGTTTTGATGAAGCGAAACTTGCTAAAATTAGAAAAGAAAAAGGGTTTAAATGTTTTTTTGAAAGTAATGAAGAATTTCGAAAAACAATTAAAGAAGGAAAGTTAAGAATATATAGTAATCCTTTTACTAGAGATAAAATTAGTGTTGGAATTCCACAAGGTCTTCCTATAAGTGCTCTTCTTGCTAATATATATTTATATGATTTTGACTTAAAAATAGTTATTAATCTTGTACAAGAAATGGGAGCTTACTATAAAAGATATTCCGATGATATTGTCATAATTTGCAAGCCTAATCAAACTGAATATATTGAAAAATACATTTATGATTTAGTTGAGGAAAGCAAAGTTGAAATAAGTAAAAATAAGACAGAGAAATTTATTTTTAGAAATGTTATTTATTCCCCCAAACATAATGATAAGAGATTAGCATGCTTTAAAATAAATAAATTGACTCAAAAAGAAATAGAAACTCCACTATTATATTTAGGCTTTGAATTTAGGGGATATAAAACGGTAATTAAATCAGCTAATCTGTCTAGTTATTATAGAAAGATAATTTCTATAACCAAAAGAAGATGTAAAAGAGCCAGAACTTTATTACACAAGAATCCTGAAGCTAAAAAGGCAGTTTATATCAATCAGATTAAAAAGCTTTATAATAAGCCTTTAAAAATTAATGATTCTGAAAGTACAGAGCTTAAGAAACAAACGAGGAAAAGATATTCTTTAGTTAAAAATGAAAGAGGATTCTATGAATTTTCACATTACTCTGCAAATAATAAAAAAGAATCGAATTATTATTCTTATATAAAAAGATGCTGTGTAATATTTGAAGAAGATCATTTCATGAATCAGATTAGAAAAAGAAAACATATAGTTTTTACAGCGATTGACAGACATTTGAATAAAAAATAA
- a CDS encoding pirin family protein, giving the protein MDRKDFLKKGLLGTGMFVASASLGNTMKNEIDEIEPLEPIGYNHLPNPESKIKDNSVIHKADSRGKADHGWLVSNHTFSFANYHNPERMHFGVLRVLNDDKVEAGRGFGTHPHDNMEIISIPLEGDLEHKDSMGNSAVIRSGDIQVMSAGTGIMHSEFNKNTDRPVKFLQIWVYPDKRNVMPRYGQITLDKTKSQNTFQQILSPNADDEGVWIHQDAWFHLGNFKNQTETNYQLKKKGNGVYAFILKGSAEIEGQPLEKRDGFGVWDITDLTIKTTAEGTEILLMEVPMSM; this is encoded by the coding sequence ATGGACAGAAAGGATTTTTTAAAGAAAGGATTATTGGGAACAGGAATGTTTGTAGCATCTGCCTCACTTGGAAATACCATGAAAAATGAGATTGACGAAATCGAGCCGCTTGAGCCCATCGGATACAATCATTTACCCAACCCTGAGTCAAAAATTAAAGACAATTCTGTGATTCATAAAGCAGATTCAAGAGGAAAGGCAGACCACGGATGGCTGGTGAGCAACCATACTTTCAGTTTTGCCAATTATCATAATCCGGAAAGAATGCATTTCGGAGTACTGAGAGTTCTTAATGACGATAAAGTAGAAGCAGGAAGAGGCTTCGGAACCCATCCTCACGACAATATGGAAATCATCAGCATTCCTCTGGAAGGTGATCTGGAACATAAAGACAGTATGGGGAATTCTGCAGTGATCAGAAGCGGAGATATCCAGGTGATGAGTGCCGGAACCGGAATTATGCACAGCGAATTTAATAAAAATACAGACCGCCCGGTTAAATTCCTTCAGATCTGGGTGTATCCTGATAAAAGAAATGTTATGCCGAGATATGGCCAGATCACATTAGACAAAACAAAAAGTCAAAATACGTTTCAGCAAATTCTTTCTCCCAATGCTGATGATGAAGGAGTCTGGATTCATCAGGATGCCTGGTTTCACTTGGGAAACTTTAAAAATCAAACCGAAACCAATTATCAGCTGAAGAAAAAAGGAAACGGAGTGTATGCTTTTATTTTAAAAGGAAGCGCAGAAATTGAAGGTCAGCCATTAGAAAAAAGAGATGGCTTCGGAGTTTGGGATATTACCGATCTGACTATAAAAACAACAGCGGAAGGAACTGAAATTCTGTTAATGGAAGTACCGATGTCAATGTAA
- a CDS encoding Crp/Fnr family transcriptional regulator — translation MFENIIKNVTRFINLSQEEENFFTDLLTCQTIPKKTVLLREGEVCQFEGYIQKGCVRVYYLDDNGFEVTILFAIEDWWTSDIASFQEQKPSNLYIETLEDSEIYLLNPESKEKLLKQYPKFERVFRMLVQRNLSTLQNRLVNTISKSASDRYLEFVKVYPTIPQRVPQYYIASYLGVSKEFVSTIRKRLASKDK, via the coding sequence ATGTTCGAAAATATCATTAAAAACGTCACACGATTCATTAATCTTAGTCAGGAAGAAGAAAATTTTTTCACCGATCTGCTCACCTGTCAGACGATTCCCAAGAAAACGGTTTTATTAAGAGAAGGAGAGGTATGTCAGTTTGAAGGCTATATCCAGAAAGGCTGTGTGAGAGTCTATTACCTGGATGATAACGGTTTCGAAGTGACGATTTTATTTGCTATTGAAGACTGGTGGACGAGTGATATTGCCTCATTTCAGGAACAGAAGCCTTCAAATCTCTATATTGAAACCCTGGAAGACTCAGAAATTTACCTACTGAATCCGGAATCAAAAGAAAAATTGTTAAAACAATATCCGAAATTCGAAAGGGTTTTCAGAATGTTGGTTCAGCGAAATTTATCAACACTTCAGAACCGCCTGGTGAATACCATATCAAAAAGTGCGTCGGACCGTTATTTAGAATTTGTGAAAGTATATCCCACGATTCCACAGAGAGTTCCACAGTATTATATTGCCTCTTATCTTGGGGTTTCAAAAGAATTTGTGAGTACCATCAGAAAGCGACTGGCTTCAAAGGATAAATGA
- a CDS encoding Na+/H+ antiporter, translating into MHEQLLLILGLLLIVMLLVMLAQRIKIAYPIFLVLAGLGISLIPGVPVLKLDPEIIFLIFLPPLLYEAAWYTSWNDFWKWKRTIGLLAFGLVFLTSLVVAFASQALIPGFTLALGFLLGGIVSPPDAVAATTVLKGLKVPKRTVAMLEGESLINDASSLIVFRFALAAVMTGMFSMQEATGQFFLVAGMGVVVGIAGAHIFYAIHRFLPTTPAIDAALTVMTPYILFLSAEHFHFSGVMAVVSGGLFMSFRSHEIFKTGTTRINMTGVWNTLIFVMNALVFVLIGLELPDIISGLGETSLTDGIKYGLIISAIVIVVRLLWIYPVAHIPRWLSKKIRKDPSPGWKNPLIIGWAGMRGVVSLATALSIPVMMNDQAEFPMRNLIIFITFVVIFVTLVFQGLTLPLIIKLTKIGEIDPILPSHEQQAAIQIRLDNLAVNRLNERYKSSLNNNSLVENFKNTIENDISVQEGHLNSLEMCTNRQNDLKEYHKIMLDIFAMQRKELFKIKREKQFSDDEIRRAESQLDLNELKITGNKHL; encoded by the coding sequence ATGCACGAACAACTACTCTTAATACTGGGCCTTTTACTCATCGTCATGCTGCTGGTGATGCTTGCACAACGCATCAAAATTGCCTATCCCATTTTTTTGGTACTGGCAGGCTTGGGGATCAGTCTCATTCCGGGAGTTCCGGTATTAAAACTGGATCCGGAAATTATTTTTCTGATTTTTTTGCCGCCCCTTTTGTATGAAGCAGCATGGTATACCTCGTGGAATGATTTCTGGAAATGGAAAAGAACAATCGGATTACTGGCTTTCGGATTGGTTTTTCTCACTTCTTTAGTCGTAGCTTTTGCATCACAGGCCTTAATTCCAGGATTTACCCTGGCTTTAGGATTTCTGTTGGGAGGCATTGTCTCACCGCCGGATGCCGTAGCCGCAACAACAGTTTTAAAAGGATTGAAAGTGCCAAAAAGAACGGTAGCCATGCTGGAAGGTGAAAGTCTAATTAATGATGCATCATCATTAATTGTTTTCAGATTTGCACTGGCAGCAGTAATGACCGGGATGTTTTCGATGCAGGAAGCGACCGGGCAGTTTTTTCTGGTGGCTGGAATGGGCGTGGTTGTAGGAATCGCGGGCGCTCATATTTTTTATGCCATACACCGGTTTTTGCCGACCACACCGGCGATAGATGCTGCACTGACGGTCATGACCCCTTATATTTTATTTCTCAGCGCGGAACATTTTCACTTCTCGGGAGTCATGGCAGTGGTAAGCGGTGGATTATTCATGTCTTTCCGTTCGCATGAGATTTTTAAAACCGGAACGACAAGAATTAATATGACCGGAGTCTGGAATACCCTGATTTTTGTGATGAATGCATTGGTTTTTGTGCTGATAGGACTGGAACTTCCTGATATTATCAGCGGATTGGGAGAAACTTCCCTGACGGACGGGATTAAATATGGCCTGATCATAAGTGCAATTGTAATTGTGGTCCGTCTGTTGTGGATTTATCCGGTGGCTCACATTCCAAGATGGCTGAGCAAGAAGATCCGGAAAGATCCAAGCCCGGGATGGAAAAACCCGTTAATCATCGGTTGGGCAGGGATGCGTGGAGTGGTTTCTCTGGCAACGGCATTATCTATTCCGGTGATGATGAACGATCAGGCAGAATTTCCCATGAGAAATTTAATCATTTTCATTACGTTTGTCGTTATTTTTGTAACCCTGGTTTTTCAGGGGCTTACTCTTCCCCTGATCATTAAATTAACGAAAATCGGAGAAATAGATCCGATTTTACCATCCCACGAGCAGCAGGCTGCCATTCAGATCAGATTGGATAACCTGGCAGTAAACAGACTGAATGAAAGATATAAATCCAGTCTGAATAATAACAGCCTGGTTGAGAATTTCAAAAATACCATTGAGAATGACATCTCTGTTCAGGAAGGTCATCTGAATTCTCTGGAAATGTGCACCAACAGGCAGAATGACCTCAAAGAATATCATAAGATCATGCTCGATATTTTTGCAATGCAGCGTAAAGAATTGTTTAAAATAAAAAGAGAAAAACAGTTTAGTGATGACGAAATCAGGAGAGCTGAATCGCAATTGGATTTAAATGAATTAAAAATTACCGGGAATAAACATTTGTAG
- a CDS encoding alpha/beta hydrolase, whose amino-acid sequence MSHILDIKTTGKPLEQAEKALIMIHGRGGSAQDILSLSQHLNVEDYALLAPQATNGSWYPLSFIAPVEQNEPWLSSAIETIGKTVKSASDAGIKSENIYFFGFSQGACLTLEFLARNAQKFGGAAAIIGGVIGDKINRENYSGDFARTPIFLGTSNPDFHVPVERVYATANILKEMNADVTEKVYANFGHSINQEEMELANTLIFK is encoded by the coding sequence ATGAGCCATATTTTAGATATTAAAACAACAGGGAAACCTTTGGAACAAGCCGAAAAAGCTTTAATAATGATTCATGGAAGAGGAGGAAGCGCACAGGATATTTTAAGCCTCTCGCAGCATTTAAATGTTGAAGATTATGCCTTATTAGCGCCTCAGGCAACCAACGGAAGCTGGTATCCGCTTTCATTTATAGCTCCTGTCGAACAAAATGAACCGTGGTTGTCGTCAGCTATTGAAACGATTGGAAAAACAGTGAAAAGTGCTTCAGATGCAGGAATTAAATCTGAAAATATTTATTTTTTCGGATTTTCGCAGGGAGCCTGTCTTACACTGGAGTTTTTAGCGAGAAATGCTCAGAAGTTTGGAGGAGCTGCAGCCATCATAGGCGGCGTTATCGGAGATAAGATCAATCGCGAAAATTATTCGGGAGATTTTGCCCGGACCCCGATTTTTCTTGGAACCAGCAATCCCGACTTCCATGTTCCGGTAGAAAGAGTATATGCGACAGCCAATATTTTAAAAGAAATGAATGCTGACGTTACCGAAAAAGTATATGCCAACTTCGGACATTCTATTAATCAGGAAGAAATGGAGCTGGCCAATACCTTGATTTTTAAATAG
- a CDS encoding VOC family protein: MSLITGLHHVTAITGDAQENIDFYTGILGLRLVKRTVNFDYSEVYHFYFGDEFGTPGTILTTFPYGKGLVNGRHGKGMLNTTAFSVSIDALDYWLNRLNQFNIPFKQPQQRFSGEVFIYLEDFDGLGLELVFSDKDDRKGYDNKFIPKDYAVKGIHHVEIWLDAYERTAALLTTQMDHQIIAESADRFRFGTGNAPGRYVDLVCTPNALKGLAGRGTVHHVAFATPDAQSQLEMIEKLNRFGLEHTEVKDRKYFTSVYFKEPGGVLFEIATSGPGFDADEEFASLGEHLSLPEQFEDKRAHLNDVLPKFNYPTEKYR, from the coding sequence ATGTCACTTATCACAGGACTTCACCATGTCACAGCCATCACAGGCGATGCACAGGAAAATATAGACTTTTATACCGGAATTTTAGGACTTCGGCTGGTAAAAAGAACCGTTAATTTTGATTATTCTGAAGTCTATCACTTTTATTTCGGGGACGAGTTCGGAACGCCCGGGACGATCTTGACTACTTTTCCGTACGGCAAAGGTCTGGTAAACGGAAGGCATGGTAAAGGAATGCTGAACACAACAGCATTTTCAGTTTCAATAGATGCGCTGGACTATTGGCTGAACCGGCTGAACCAGTTTAATATTCCTTTCAAACAGCCTCAGCAGAGGTTTTCCGGCGAAGTTTTCATCTACCTTGAAGATTTCGACGGATTAGGACTGGAATTGGTTTTTAGTGATAAAGATGACAGAAAAGGCTACGATAACAAATTTATTCCGAAAGATTACGCCGTCAAAGGAATTCATCATGTGGAAATCTGGCTGGATGCATATGAAAGAACAGCGGCTTTGCTGACCACCCAAATGGATCATCAGATCATCGCCGAAAGCGCAGACCGTTTCAGATTCGGAACCGGTAATGCTCCCGGAAGGTATGTGGATCTGGTGTGCACTCCCAATGCTTTGAAAGGTCTGGCAGGAAGAGGAACCGTTCACCACGTTGCTTTTGCGACGCCAGACGCGCAGTCACAGCTTGAAATGATTGAAAAATTAAACAGATTCGGATTAGAACATACCGAAGTGAAGGACCGTAAATATTTCACTTCCGTATATTTTAAAGAACCGGGAGGTGTCTTATTTGAAATTGCCACTTCCGGGCCCGGATTCGATGCTGACGAGGAATTCGCTTCGTTAGGAGAGCATTTAAGCCTGCCTGAACAGTTTGAAGATAAAAGAGCACATCTGAATGATGTTCTTCCTAAATTTAATTATCCAACAGAAAAATACAGATAA
- a CDS encoding GNAT family N-acetyltransferase — translation METTQVVLGNVRGEVQLFSDDHKAGKMDISVIGHKLTVYHTEVNEEYAGKGFAKLLLAKLVSYARENDLKIVPLCPYVHAQFKRNPEEYNDVWLKEQE, via the coding sequence ATGGAAACAACACAAGTAGTTTTAGGAAACGTAAGAGGAGAAGTTCAGCTTTTTTCAGATGATCATAAAGCAGGAAAAATGGATATCTCGGTGATCGGACATAAATTAACCGTCTATCATACGGAAGTGAATGAAGAATATGCCGGAAAAGGTTTCGCCAAATTATTACTCGCCAAACTGGTTTCTTATGCCAGAGAAAATGATTTGAAAATCGTTCCGTTATGTCCATACGTTCATGCACAGTTCAAACGCAATCCCGAAGAATATAATGACGTTTGGCTGAAAGAACAGGAATAA
- a CDS encoding ring-cleaving dioxygenase has translation MENRILGLHHITAIADNAKRNLDFYTQVLGVRLVKKTVNFDDPGTYHFYFGNEEGTPGTILTFFPWEGIGRGTNGSGLATHIGYSVPKGSLGFWKNRLHQFNIQVEEGEIFGEKLIAFKDPDGLQLQFIESSAPDDRKVWTTDDIKDENALKGFHNITLTLKKADLTIKVLTDIFGYDLQKQEGGRYRLATDAIETANLVDIIENDKIPAGRNAAGTNHHVAFRVKDDNVLMEFREKVMSAGLSITPKIDRDYFYSLYFREPGGVLFEIATDNPGFTVDEPLNELGRNLKLPKQHEALREKIEGVLPKLS, from the coding sequence ATGGAAAATAGAATTTTAGGACTGCACCATATCACCGCAATTGCAGATAATGCCAAAAGAAATTTAGACTTTTATACTCAGGTTTTAGGCGTAAGGCTTGTCAAGAAAACCGTGAACTTTGATGATCCGGGAACCTATCATTTTTATTTTGGAAATGAAGAAGGTACGCCGGGAACAATTCTCACTTTCTTTCCCTGGGAAGGAATCGGAAGAGGGACCAACGGAAGCGGACTGGCTACGCATATCGGATATTCGGTTCCAAAAGGAAGTCTGGGTTTCTGGAAAAACAGATTACACCAGTTTAATATACAAGTTGAGGAAGGAGAGATTTTTGGTGAAAAATTAATCGCGTTTAAAGATCCGGACGGTTTACAGCTGCAGTTTATAGAATCATCAGCTCCTGATGACAGAAAAGTCTGGACAACGGATGATATTAAAGATGAAAATGCATTAAAAGGATTCCACAATATTACCCTGACTCTGAAAAAAGCAGATCTGACCATTAAAGTATTAACGGATATTTTTGGATATGATTTACAAAAACAGGAAGGAGGAAGATACCGTCTGGCAACAGATGCCATTGAAACAGCAAACCTTGTGGATATTATAGAAAATGATAAAATTCCGGCTGGAAGAAATGCAGCAGGAACGAATCACCATGTGGCATTCCGGGTGAAAGATGATAATGTACTAATGGAATTTCGTGAAAAAGTAATGTCAGCAGGCTTAAGCATTACTCCAAAAATCGACAGAGATTATTTCTACTCATTATATTTCCGAGAGCCGGGTGGCGTACTGTTCGAAATTGCCACAGACAATCCCGGATTCACCGTAGATGAACCTTTAAACGAATTGGGACGCAACCTAAAACTTCCGAAACAACATGAAGCATTACGTGAAAAAATAGAAGGTGTATTACCGAAATTATCATAG